A region from the Spea bombifrons isolate aSpeBom1 chromosome 7, aSpeBom1.2.pri, whole genome shotgun sequence genome encodes:
- the LOC128501185 gene encoding uncharacterized protein LOC128501185 — MDLEQQKSLIQNFSLDNCKLGNQGYRRVLLQLFGLPGNGKSSFINSCKFVLEGKYEQHAEARATDGGCTTSRIPHKLTEVILMVDNRGCPKLDSYERGEIFAQLGNLLPLNEEVKWVKDFKENTNRLIVEASKANYTDFIVPIFVHSIKNSIGQCEIKTYRDFLDNARKVTGINPIAVLTHKSSGNLTSLQSTMKDIGLDKIYAIENYTAEDHQKVLGKHQEILSFLCQILQEVNFCMESERNPERERNERTKFVVNYLKSADDEIRQQEIEERNREVRRLEERLKKENERGFLSRLFNF, encoded by the exons ATGGACCTTGAACAGCAAAAGAGCTTAATTCAAAATTTCAGCCTCGATAACTGCAAGCTCGGGAATCAGGGCTATCGGCGGGTGCTTCTGCAGCTCTTCGGTCTGCCGGGAAACGGCAAGTCGTCCTTCATCAACTCCTGCAAGTTTGTCTTAGAGGGGAAATACGAGCAGCACGCGGAGGCGAGGGCGACAGACGGTGGGTGCACCACAAGCAGAATCCCTCACAAGCTCACGGAAGTCATATTGATGGTGGATAATCGGGGCTGCCCGAAGCTCGACAGCTACGAGAGAGGAGAGATCTTCGCTCAGCTCG GGAACTTGCTACCGCTCAACGAGGAGGTGAAATGGGTAAAAGATTTTAAGGAAAATACAAACCGACTGATTGTGGAAGCCTCAAAAGCCAATTATACGGATTTCATCGTCCCGATCTTTGTGCACAG TATAAAAAATTCAATTGGCcaatgtgaaataaaaacatatagagATTTTCTGGACAACGCAAGAAAAGTAACAG GGATCAATCCTATTGCTGTCCTCACACATAAATCCTCCGGTAACCTGACCAGCTTGCAAAGCACAATGAAAGACATCGGATTGGATAAGATCTACGCAATCGAAAACTACACCGCGGAGGATCACCAGAAGGTGTTAGGGAAACACCAAGAAATCCTCAGCTTTCTCTGCCAAATTCTACAAGAAGTCAATTTCTGCATGGAAAGCGAGCGCAATCCAGAACGCGAACGCAATGAGCGCACTAAATTTGTCGTCAATTATCTTAAATCTGCAGACGACGAGATACGTCAACAAGAAATCGAGGAAAGAAATCGAGAAGTAAGAAGACTTGAAGAGAGATTGAAGAAGGAGAACGAAAGAGGCTTTCTTTCACGTTTGTTCAATTTCTAA
- the LOC128501190 gene encoding uncharacterized protein LOC128501190 codes for MEFEGYKQFIDDFSFHDCLHGSQGYSRVLLQLFGYVGHGKSSFINTCKYVFDGEFLVHAELGNQCEGKKNRRSYQLTDSITLVDNRGCPKFDSYVTGEIFAQLGNLLPLNREVHWETNLPDILSKVSDYDHEPNYSDFIVPVFIFSVKYGLRVQNQLYELRELLNNAKKLTGIVPFVVLTHKSQEDLTGVQNMFKNLGIDNIFQLENYTPSDSVKVRATHEEVVKILYEVLKDVNFRMTERRDREAERAARKRSLEEFVRDQQRKEEERRQEPRGPDPRQRKTCYFL; via the exons ATGGAGTTTGAGGGATACAAGCAGTTTATTGATGATTTCAGCTTCCATGACTGTTTGCACGGCAGCCAGGGTTACTCCCGGGTCCTCCTGCAGCTCTTCGGGTATGTGGGACACGGAAAATCTTCCTTCATCAACACCTGTAAGTACGTGTTTGATGGGGAGTTTCTGGTCCATGCAGAGTTGGGAAACCAATGCGAAGGGAAGAAGAACCGGAGATCGTACCAGCTGACCGACTCCATCACTCTGGTCGATAACCGCGGATGCCCAAAGTTTGACAGCTATGTGACGGGAGAAATCTTTGCTCAGCTCG GGAATCTCCTGCCCCTGAATCGTGAAGTTCATTGGGAGACCAACTTACCAGACATTCTGTCGAAGGTATCCGATTACGATCACGAGCCGAATTACTCCGATTTCATTGTTCCAGTCTTTATTTTCAG tGTTAAATATGGATTAAGGGTGCAAAACCAGCTCTATGAATTAAGGGAGTTACTCAACAACGCCAAGAAACTAACAG GAATCGTTCCTTTCGTTGTTCTCACCCATAAATCCCAGGAGGACCTGACCGGCGTCCAGAACATGTTCAAGAACCTGGGGATCGATAACATATTCCAGCTGGAAAACTACACGCCGAGCGACAGCGTGAAGGTTCGGGCGACCCATGAGGAGGTGGTGAAAATCCTCTACGAAGTGTTAAAAGACGTCAACTTCCGCATGACAGAAAGACGCGACAGAGAAGCCGAGAGGGCGGCGCGTAAGCGATCCCTGGAGGAGTTTGTGAGAGATCAACAAAGGAAGGAAGAAGAGAGGAGACAGGAGCCCCGGGGGCCAGACCCGAGGCAGAGAAAGACCTGTTACTTCTTATAA
- the LOC128501192 gene encoding 3-oxoacyl-[acyl-carrier-protein] reductase FabG-like → MAAAAEQESRDQVVSLRGKVCLVTGASSGIGAGTAKLFARLGARLALNGRNEEKLRETALACQELPDQKPLLVPGDLTDESVVRRVVEQTVTHFGRLDVLVNSGGILAMGTMENTSLEDFDRVMNINVRAQFYLTHLAVPHLIQTKGNIVNVSSVNGQRSFPGVLAYCMSKAALDQMTRCAALELASKEVRVNAVCPGVIVTEVHRRAGLNEEQYAQFLQRTQHTHALGRPGTADEVAGMIAFLASDAASFMTGVTVPVDGGRHAMCPR, encoded by the exons ATGGCTGCAGCTGCCGAGCAGGAGAGCAGAGACCAG GTCGTGAGCCTGCGTGGTAAAGTCTGCCTGGTGACCGGAGCCAGCTCTGGGATTGGTGCTGGGACTGCAAAGCTCTTCGCCCGCCTGGGGGCCCGGCTGGCTCTAAACGGGAGGAACGAGGAAAAGCTGCGTGAGACTGCGCTGGCCTGCCAGGAGCTCCCTGACCAAAAG CCCCTGCTGGTACCCGGAGACCTGACGGATGAATCAGTGGTCCGCAGGGTGGTGGAGCAGACAGTCACCCACTTTGGCCGGCTGGACGTTTTGGTGAACAGTGGTGGGATTTTGGCTATGGGTACCATGGAGAACACGTCCCTGGAGGACTTTGACCGAGTGATGAACATCAATGTCAG GGCCCAGTTTTATCTCACGCATCTGGCCGTCCCCCATCTCATTCAGACCAAAGGGAACATCGTCAACGTATCGAGTGTAAACGGGCAGCGATCG TTCCCCGGCGTGCTGGCGTACTGCATGTCCAAAGCCGCACTGGATCAGATGACGAGATGTGCGGCTCTCG AGCTCGCCAGTAAAGAGGTTCGAGTGAACGCCGTCTG TCCCGGGGTGATTGTGACTGAGGTGCACCGCCGCGCAGGGCTGAACGAAGAGCAGTATGCACAG TTCTTACAGCGCACTCAGCACACGCACGCCCTGGGCCGCCCCGGGACGGCGGACGAAGTCGCCGGGATGATCGCGTTCCTCGCTTCGGATGCTGCCTCTTTCATGACAGGGGTGACGGTGCCCGTAGACGGCGGACGCCACGCAATGTGCCCGAGATGA